DNA sequence from the Coffea eugenioides isolate CCC68of chromosome 9, Ceug_1.0, whole genome shotgun sequence genome:
CTTGTCAACCTTGCCAACTTACAGGGAAAACTGTACAAGAATCGATATGGTAATCGGGGACTACTATAGACGTCAACCGGTTGATCTTCCTTTGGAGATTAAAGTCCTCTTCTCAGGGTCTCGTTCCATCTTTTGTTGTGCGGCGAATGGAAGCGGCAGAGGAAGCGGAAGAGGGAGAGGACGTTCAGAGTCTGCACCAGGTGTGGCCACTGCTTTTTCTGTAATGATCTTCTCTTGTTGAGAAGCAACTACAGATGGCTGTGGCTTAGGTGCGTAGTTAAAGGAGAGATCTTTGTTAGCCGCGAGTGCGAGGAGCTCCTTCTCCTCCAGGCCCTTTGTTGGCTCCAGGCTGCAAAAATCTGCGCCATACTTGGCCAACGCGTCTTTGAATTTTTTGATCTGTTATGTTATGAATGTAGTAAATTAGCCAGATACTACATGTTTATCTCTAAGAAAAAAATATTGGTTCCATGACTACTGAGAAACTAACTAACCGTGGCATTGGTACAACTGAAGCTGCAGAGACGTCCATGAGCACCCCTGTAGAAACGAAAGAAGGGCAGGACGTGGACGTTAAGAGCGTAGCACATAGACTTGTGCTCCTCATAATTCACCTGAAGGAACAGCACATCCGGATTCATCTCTGCCAATTGGCATATCTGCAATATACCCCCCAAGCACAACAGAAAGGAAGATA
Encoded proteins:
- the LOC113782803 gene encoding thioredoxin-like 1-1, chloroplastic; translated protein: MMAEAAGCFSPIRRLSSFPSATAGNDDTKSSSSAALAFSSSMAFPRSLKLRSRPLTATTTNNSSSSRCTSASGGELLPSTQPKSHVPSHTSAPPRIMTRSSGIIGKAQKWWEKGLQPNMREVMGAQHLVDSLLSSGDKLVVVDFFSPGCGGCKALHPKICQLAEMNPDVLFLQVNYEEHKSMCYALNVHVLPFFRFYRGAHGRLCSFSCTNATIKKFKDALAKYGADFCSLEPTKGLEEKELLALAANKDLSFNYAPKPQPSVVASQQEKIITEKAVATPGADSERPLPLPLPLPLPFAAQQKMERDPEKRTLISKGRSTG